From Lacerta agilis isolate rLacAgi1 chromosome Z, rLacAgi1.pri, whole genome shotgun sequence, the proteins below share one genomic window:
- the LOC117040476 gene encoding HAUS augmin-like complex subunit 2, whose product MASNPLDHQQQDSQLAHFVLAGDVSQEPLDQHVGRAPCLEPIPCSVHDRDLESIADLQAEIQQITLELQTLSVAKDRGSILSPYHLTHKCQVLTMMNSHLEEVLKRTIYLRKGTHKNSVDSDFHKYAGKFFVLAAAFTQKLESYLNAVSLIPQNCPSNMESALAKIKSLMKKGEELSGKIQELREDVERPEE is encoded by the coding sequence ATGGCCTCAAATCCTCTGGATCATCAGCAACAAGACTCGCAGCTTGCTCACTTCGTTTTGGCAGGAGATGTGTCCCAGGAACCTTTGGATCAACATGTAGGACGAGCTCCTTGCTTAGAACCAATTCCCTGCAGTGTTCACGACCGAGATCTGGAAAGTATTGCAGATCTGCAAGCTGAAATTCAACAGATCACACTAGAACTTCAAACTCTGTCAGTGGCAAAAGATAGAGGAAGCATCCTTTCTCCCTACCACCTGACACATAAATGCCAGGTTCTGACCATGATGAACAGTCACCTAGAAGAAGTTCTGAAAAGGACAATTTATCTTAGGAAGGGGACACACAAAAATTCAGTTGACTCGGACTTCCACAAATATGCAGGCAAATTTTTTGTGTTGGCAGCAGCTTTCACTCAGAAATTAGAAAGCTATCTAAATGCAGTAAGTCTTATTCCTCAAAACTGTCCAAGTAACATGGAGAGTGCACTAGCCAAAATTAAATCATTGATGAAGAAGGGAGAAGAGCTGTCAGGAAAAATTCAGGAATTGAGAGAGGATGTTGAACGCCCAGAAGAATAA